A window of the Gemmatirosa kalamazoonensis genome harbors these coding sequences:
- a CDS encoding SusC/RagA family TonB-linked outer membrane protein: MSVHSAPPAGRPAGTRGVGRALALVLAAPPVVAPLALLVAPAPAAAVQPAAQGVVAGVVTTQSGRALSDAQVVVDGTTLGATTDAAGHFRITGASGTTVRVTARRIGYAPTTVTARVGATDVTIAMAERVLELNQVVVTGTAGVAEKRAVGNAVSTVKAADVVATQPVRNVQDLLTGRAAGVAVIASSGQVGTGSRIRVRGASSLSLANDPLIYVDGVRVDNAQATGPTVQAFGSAPVSRWNDFNPEDIESIEVIKGPAAATLYGTEASNGVIQIITKKGAAGRPVANITAHLGSSWLPGWKDGYGYTNYGAVQRQGAAAGVLDTISITIAQLNDSLNAHFGHDIFRAGVNRDVEASVSGGPAQLKYYMALNHNEDDGVERANRLNKSGVRANLTASPWRKVDITTALGYTTGRTYLPFESGGGGATWATFFSSPTFLYNNPGAATQTPNNPQLGFRSGPPDIYYASYTEFQGVNRFTGSMTIANRPTGWLDHRLIIGVDQVDEDNQDQEPRNDIIGNTYASFSGLTGPNAGYLEIDTRSVRNLTADYALNAKVALPWSMQSVTSLGGQFYGRRTHLRGDDAFGFPAAGFLSLTSGATQQIFRDDLYDNNTLGGFVQEQLIWKDRLYLTGAVRRDDNSAFGTNYPAVTYPKLSASYVLSEEPALHLPSAINTLRVRAAYGGSGLQPGAFDAIRTYNAVGGLLTPSNAGNTNLGPEKSYETEIGADVGLFADKLGAEVTYYTGYTRDAILSRTAAPSNGFPGLQLFNAGRVNRNGLEWLVRATPYSSRPVTLDFSVTGSFTHQKIKSLAPGTNQVVVSSNVVHVVNYAPGAWWDRRIVSADYNPTTKKTSNLLCDDGKGGTVACASAPRVYLGNSIPTHEGSISGGATFFQNLRLNAFVDYRGGYKKLDGNYRVRCGAFALCRDLYYPDEQPNKAVLAAEQAGTAYTFHLIKDADFVRFRELSLTYTLPQRFARRIGGSAAALTVAGRNLHLWTNYTGLEPEASFNSGTRGGAYGFWEQNVLPQTRQIVTTLNLSF; the protein is encoded by the coding sequence ATGTCCGTTCACTCCGCACCGCCGGCCGGGCGACCGGCCGGCACTCGAGGTGTCGGGCGCGCGCTGGCGCTGGTGCTCGCCGCGCCGCCGGTGGTCGCGCCGCTCGCCTTGCTCGTGGCGCCCGCCCCCGCCGCGGCCGTGCAGCCGGCGGCCCAGGGCGTCGTCGCCGGCGTGGTGACGACGCAGTCGGGGCGCGCGCTGAGCGATGCACAGGTGGTCGTCGACGGGACGACCCTCGGCGCGACGACCGACGCGGCCGGGCACTTCCGCATCACCGGCGCGAGCGGCACGACCGTGCGCGTCACCGCGCGCCGCATCGGCTATGCGCCGACGACCGTCACCGCGCGCGTCGGCGCGACCGACGTCACCATCGCGATGGCCGAGCGGGTGCTCGAGCTGAACCAGGTCGTCGTCACGGGCACCGCCGGCGTGGCGGAGAAGCGTGCCGTCGGCAACGCGGTGAGCACCGTCAAGGCGGCGGACGTCGTCGCCACCCAGCCGGTGCGCAACGTCCAGGATCTGCTCACCGGCCGCGCCGCGGGCGTCGCCGTCATCGCGAGCTCGGGGCAGGTCGGCACGGGCTCACGCATTCGCGTGCGCGGCGCGTCGAGCCTGTCCCTCGCGAACGACCCGCTGATCTACGTCGACGGCGTGCGCGTCGACAACGCGCAGGCGACCGGCCCGACGGTGCAGGCGTTCGGCTCCGCGCCGGTGTCGCGGTGGAACGACTTCAACCCCGAGGACATCGAGAGCATCGAGGTCATCAAGGGGCCCGCCGCGGCGACGCTGTATGGCACCGAGGCGAGCAACGGCGTCATCCAGATCATCACGAAGAAGGGCGCCGCTGGCCGGCCGGTCGCGAACATCACCGCGCACCTCGGCTCGAGCTGGCTGCCCGGGTGGAAGGACGGCTACGGCTACACGAACTACGGCGCCGTGCAGCGCCAGGGCGCCGCGGCGGGCGTGCTCGACACGATCTCGATCACGATCGCGCAGCTGAACGACTCGCTGAACGCGCACTTCGGCCACGACATCTTCCGCGCCGGCGTGAACCGCGACGTCGAGGCGAGCGTGAGCGGCGGTCCCGCGCAGCTCAAGTACTACATGGCGCTGAACCACAACGAGGACGACGGCGTGGAGCGCGCGAACCGGCTGAACAAGTCCGGCGTCCGCGCGAACCTCACCGCGTCGCCGTGGCGCAAGGTCGACATCACGACCGCGCTCGGGTACACGACCGGTCGCACGTACCTGCCGTTCGAGTCGGGCGGCGGCGGCGCGACGTGGGCGACGTTCTTCTCGTCGCCGACGTTCCTCTACAACAACCCGGGCGCGGCGACCCAGACGCCGAACAACCCGCAGCTGGGCTTCCGCAGCGGGCCCCCGGACATCTACTACGCCTCGTACACCGAGTTCCAGGGGGTGAACCGGTTCACGGGGAGCATGACGATCGCGAACCGCCCCACCGGGTGGCTCGACCACCGGCTCATCATCGGCGTCGACCAGGTCGACGAGGACAACCAGGACCAGGAGCCGCGGAACGACATCATCGGCAACACGTACGCGTCGTTCAGCGGTCTCACCGGGCCTAACGCCGGGTACCTCGAGATCGACACGCGCAGCGTGCGCAACCTCACGGCGGACTACGCGCTGAACGCGAAGGTCGCGCTGCCGTGGAGCATGCAGAGCGTGACGTCGCTCGGCGGCCAGTTCTACGGCCGCCGCACGCACCTGCGCGGCGACGACGCGTTCGGGTTCCCGGCGGCGGGCTTCCTCTCGCTCACCTCGGGCGCCACGCAGCAGATCTTCCGCGACGACCTGTACGACAACAACACGCTCGGCGGCTTCGTGCAGGAGCAGCTGATCTGGAAGGACCGGCTGTACCTGACGGGCGCCGTGCGGCGCGACGACAACTCGGCGTTCGGCACGAACTACCCCGCCGTGACGTACCCGAAGCTGAGCGCCTCGTACGTCCTCAGCGAGGAGCCGGCGCTGCACCTGCCGAGCGCGATCAACACGCTGCGCGTGCGCGCAGCGTACGGCGGCAGCGGCCTGCAGCCGGGCGCGTTCGACGCCATCCGCACGTACAACGCGGTCGGCGGTCTGCTCACGCCGAGCAACGCGGGCAACACGAACCTCGGGCCGGAGAAGAGCTACGAGACCGAGATCGGCGCGGACGTCGGCCTGTTCGCGGACAAGCTGGGCGCCGAGGTCACGTACTACACCGGCTACACCAGGGACGCGATCCTGTCGCGGACCGCGGCGCCGTCGAACGGGTTCCCGGGGCTGCAGCTGTTCAACGCCGGCCGGGTGAACCGCAACGGCCTCGAATGGCTCGTGCGCGCGACGCCGTACAGCAGTCGCCCGGTCACGCTCGACTTCTCGGTGACCGGCAGCTTCACGCACCAGAAGATCAAGTCGCTCGCGCCGGGCACCAACCAGGTGGTCGTGTCGTCGAACGTGGTGCACGTGGTGAACTATGCACCCGGTGCGTGGTGGGACCGCCGCATCGTCTCCGCCGACTACAACCCGACGACGAAGAAGACGAGCAACCTGCTGTGCGACGACGGCAAGGGCGGCACCGTGGCGTGCGCGAGCGCGCCGCGCGTGTACCTCGGCAACTCGATCCCGACGCACGAGGGGTCGATCAGCGGCGGCGCCACGTTCTTCCAGAACCTGCGCCTCAACGCGTTCGTCGACTACCGCGGCGGCTACAAGAAGCTCGACGGCAACTACCGCGTGCGCTGCGGCGCGTTCGCGCTCTGCCGCGACCTGTACTACCCGGACGAGCAGCCGAACAAGGCGGTGCTCGCCGCGGAGCAGGCAGGCACGGCGTACACGTTCCACCTCATCAAGGACGCCGACTTCGTGCGGTTCCGCGAGCTCTCCCTGACGTACACGCTGCCGCAGCGCTTCGCGCGCCGCATCGGCGGCTCGGCCGCGGCGCTCACCGTCGCCGGCCGCAACCTGCACCTGTGGACGAACTACACGGGCCTCGAGCCCGAGGCGTCGTTCAACAGCGGCACCCGCGGCGGCGCGTACGGCTTCTGGGAGCAGAACGTGCTGCCGCAGACGCGCCAGATCGTGACGACCCTCAACCTCTCCTTCTGA
- a CDS encoding isocitrate/isopropylmalate dehydrogenase family protein produces the protein MPTQVTLIPGDGIGPSISDATVRILDAAGADIQWDVQVAGQAGVTRWHDPMPDATLDSIKRTCLALKGPLETPVGQGFRSVNVALRKTFDLYANVRPARTLVEHKRRYEDIDLVMIRENTEGLYIGNEHYIQIGNDPKAAAESIALITRHGSERIVRYAFDYAVAHGRKKVTLVHKANILKYSQGLFLDVGREVARDYAGRVEFEDQIVDAMAMKLVLQPERFDVIVTTNLFGDILSDLISGLVGGLGLAPGGNIGRTAAIFEAVHGTAPDIAGKGIANPGALVLAACMMLDHMGKSDVATRVRGALEGTLKDGRSLTRDLGGAASTDEFTNAIIARL, from the coding sequence TCACGCTGATCCCGGGCGACGGCATCGGCCCGAGCATCTCCGACGCGACGGTCCGCATCCTCGACGCGGCCGGCGCCGACATCCAGTGGGACGTGCAGGTCGCGGGACAGGCCGGTGTCACGCGGTGGCACGACCCGATGCCCGACGCGACACTCGACTCCATCAAGCGCACGTGCCTCGCGCTCAAGGGCCCGCTCGAGACGCCGGTGGGACAGGGGTTCCGCTCGGTGAACGTGGCGCTGCGCAAGACGTTCGACCTGTACGCGAACGTTAGGCCGGCGCGCACGCTCGTCGAGCACAAGCGGCGCTACGAGGACATCGACCTCGTGATGATCCGCGAGAACACCGAGGGGCTGTACATCGGCAACGAGCACTACATCCAGATCGGCAACGACCCGAAGGCCGCGGCGGAGTCGATCGCGCTCATCACGCGGCACGGCTCCGAGCGCATCGTGCGCTACGCGTTCGACTACGCGGTCGCGCACGGGCGGAAGAAGGTGACGCTGGTTCACAAGGCGAACATCCTGAAGTACTCGCAGGGCCTGTTCCTCGACGTCGGCCGCGAGGTGGCGCGGGACTACGCCGGCCGCGTGGAGTTCGAGGATCAGATCGTCGACGCGATGGCGATGAAGCTCGTGCTGCAGCCGGAGCGGTTCGACGTCATCGTCACGACGAACCTGTTCGGCGACATCCTGTCCGATCTCATCTCCGGGCTCGTCGGCGGGCTGGGGCTCGCGCCGGGCGGCAACATCGGGCGCACGGCGGCGATCTTCGAGGCGGTGCACGGCACGGCGCCCGACATCGCGGGCAAGGGGATCGCGAACCCGGGCGCGCTCGTCCTCGCGGCCTGCATGATGCTCGATCACATGGGCAAGAGCGACGTCGCGACGCGCGTGCGCGGCGCCCTCGAGGGCACGCTGAAGGACGGCCGCTCGCTCACCCGCGACCTCGGCGGCGCGGCGAGCACCGACGAGTTCACGAACGCGATCATCGCGCGACTCTGA
- a CDS encoding metallophosphoesterase family protein — protein MTSILHVSDLHFGRPAVPAQIDAIEAAIHAERFDVVAVSGDLSQRARAGEFQRAHVFLRDAGRTSRTIVVPGNHDVMWWRAPLGIGDETALYENYRAYVDEDLEPVLRVPGATFVGLNTAQGVLPATLTWNVRDISIIGHLTKQQIERARRAFDESPSGDARVIVMHHNPVKGQLSQRHGLKNTPKILGAFAEMGVDLVLCGHDHQEAVHFVEHTRKGTVISTAGTVSNRSRGGRPSSYNVIRVGGDEIDITTHVWSAEAKDFVAGPHKCFAR, from the coding sequence GTGACGTCGATCCTGCACGTCTCCGATCTCCACTTCGGCCGCCCCGCGGTGCCGGCGCAGATCGACGCCATCGAGGCGGCGATCCACGCCGAGCGGTTCGACGTCGTGGCGGTGTCGGGGGACCTGTCGCAGCGGGCGCGCGCGGGCGAGTTCCAGCGCGCGCATGTGTTCCTCCGCGATGCGGGACGGACGAGCCGCACGATCGTCGTGCCGGGGAACCACGACGTGATGTGGTGGCGCGCGCCGCTCGGCATCGGCGACGAGACCGCGCTGTACGAGAACTATCGCGCGTACGTGGACGAGGATCTCGAGCCGGTGCTGCGCGTGCCCGGCGCGACGTTCGTGGGGCTGAACACCGCGCAGGGCGTGCTGCCGGCGACGCTGACGTGGAACGTGCGGGACATCTCCATCATCGGACACTTGACGAAGCAGCAGATCGAGCGGGCGCGGCGCGCGTTCGACGAGTCGCCGAGCGGCGACGCGCGCGTGATCGTGATGCACCACAACCCCGTGAAGGGACAGCTCTCGCAGCGGCACGGCCTCAAGAACACGCCGAAGATCCTCGGCGCGTTCGCCGAGATGGGCGTCGATCTCGTGCTGTGCGGGCACGATCACCAGGAGGCCGTGCACTTCGTGGAGCACACGCGCAAGGGCACCGTGATCTCCACCGCGGGCACGGTGTCGAACCGCTCGCGCGGCGGGCGTCCGTCGTCGTACAACGTCATTCGCGTCGGCGGTGACGAGATCGACATCACGACGCACGTCTGGTCGGCCGAGGCGAAGGACTTCGTGGCGGGGCCGCACAAGTGCTTCGCGCGCTAG
- a CDS encoding acyl-CoA dehydrogenase family protein, with the protein MATELAESYFPSPQLTPRDGDLFNIDAALTEEERAVRDSVRRFVDERVLPIIGKYYVDGKFPKELIPEMGELGFFGANLPEEYGCAGLNNVSYGLIMQELERGDSGIRSFASVQGALVMYPIYAFGSEEQKRHWLPRMAKGEVIGCFGLTEPDYGSNPAGMITRARKQQDGSWVLNGAKMWITNGSTAHVAVVWAKTEDDDDSGRSIRGFVVPTDTPGFTARDQKGKLSLRASDTSELVLQDVKLPAEAILPNSGGLKSPLMCLTQARYGISWGALGAAIACFEEATSYAKNRVMFDKPIGAFQIQQVRLAEMLTEITKGQLLSLHLGRCKDLGTFTPTMVSLAKRNNVNIATDIAREARRLLGGNGILAEYASMRHMANLESVYTYEGTHDVHSLVLGQAITGFNAFK; encoded by the coding sequence ATGGCCACCGAACTCGCCGAGTCCTACTTCCCGTCGCCGCAGCTCACGCCGCGCGACGGAGACCTGTTCAACATCGACGCCGCGCTGACCGAGGAGGAGCGCGCGGTGCGCGACTCCGTGCGCCGGTTCGTCGACGAGCGCGTGCTGCCGATCATCGGCAAGTACTACGTGGACGGCAAGTTCCCGAAGGAGCTCATCCCCGAGATGGGGGAGCTCGGCTTCTTCGGCGCGAACCTTCCCGAGGAGTACGGCTGCGCGGGGCTGAACAACGTCTCGTACGGGCTGATCATGCAGGAGCTCGAGCGCGGCGACTCCGGCATCCGCTCGTTCGCGTCGGTGCAGGGCGCGCTCGTGATGTACCCGATCTACGCGTTCGGCAGCGAGGAGCAGAAGCGCCACTGGCTGCCGCGCATGGCGAAGGGCGAGGTCATCGGCTGCTTCGGCCTCACGGAGCCCGACTACGGCTCCAACCCCGCCGGCATGATCACGCGCGCCCGCAAGCAGCAGGACGGGAGCTGGGTCCTGAACGGCGCGAAGATGTGGATCACGAACGGATCCACGGCGCACGTCGCCGTCGTGTGGGCGAAGACCGAGGACGACGACGACAGCGGCCGCTCGATCCGCGGCTTCGTGGTGCCGACGGACACGCCGGGGTTCACGGCGCGCGACCAGAAGGGGAAGCTCTCGCTGCGCGCGAGCGACACGTCGGAGCTCGTGCTGCAGGACGTGAAGCTCCCCGCCGAGGCGATCCTGCCGAACTCCGGCGGACTCAAGTCGCCGCTCATGTGCCTCACGCAGGCGCGCTACGGCATCTCGTGGGGCGCGCTCGGCGCGGCGATCGCCTGCTTCGAGGAGGCGACGAGCTACGCGAAGAACCGCGTGATGTTCGACAAGCCGATCGGCGCGTTCCAGATCCAGCAGGTGCGGCTCGCCGAGATGCTGACCGAGATCACGAAGGGCCAGCTCCTCTCGCTGCACCTCGGCCGCTGCAAGGACCTCGGCACGTTCACGCCGACGATGGTCTCGCTCGCGAAGCGCAACAACGTGAACATCGCGACGGACATCGCGCGCGAAGCGCGTCGCCTCCTCGGCGGCAACGGCATCCTCGCCGAGTACGCGTCGATGCGGCACATGGCGAACCTGGAGAGCGTGTACACGTACGAGGGGACGCACGACGTGCACTCGCTCGTGCTCGGCCAGGCGATCACCGGATTCAACGCCTTCAAGTGA
- a CDS encoding SprT-like domain-containing protein produces the protein MTHRFRGSRRPAETPSSQLALDFGSRDSGLGTRDSVAECESRVPSPESRLPSPDPSAFHGRLRALGLIGIDRVRLTRNRTVMVSFSDGELRVHEGYLDAPEDVLRAVVRFVCGRTRAERKRAREAILAYQIARPSASRRRERSRPEDAPLVAQLERFHAHYNRVYFGGRLRTLPIRLSARMRTRLGHYTAASPTGEPAEIVIGRDHIRRHGWEEALHTLLHEMVHQWQDESGHLIDHGATFRTKAREVGITPSARRHVTPRRQRQAAPPAPAAHTIGLRAAREE, from the coding sequence ATGACGCACCGCTTCCGGGGGAGCCGCCGCCCGGCGGAGACGCCGTCGTCGCAGCTCGCGCTGGACTTCGGGAGTCGGGACTCGGGACTCGGGACTCGGGACTCGGTTGCGGAATGCGAGTCCCGAGTCCCGAGTCCCGAGTCCCGACTCCCGAGTCCCGATCCGAGTGCGTTCCACGGGCGGCTGCGCGCGTTAGGCCTCATCGGCATCGACCGCGTGCGGCTCACGCGCAACCGCACGGTGATGGTGAGCTTCAGCGACGGCGAGCTGCGCGTGCACGAGGGGTACCTCGACGCGCCCGAGGACGTCCTGCGCGCCGTGGTGCGCTTCGTGTGCGGGCGCACGCGGGCGGAGCGCAAGCGCGCGCGCGAGGCGATCCTCGCCTATCAGATCGCGCGGCCGTCGGCGTCGCGCCGGCGGGAGCGCTCGCGCCCCGAGGACGCGCCGCTCGTCGCGCAGCTCGAGCGGTTCCACGCGCACTACAACCGCGTGTACTTCGGTGGTCGCCTGCGCACGCTGCCCATCCGGCTCTCGGCGCGCATGCGCACGCGGCTCGGCCACTACACCGCGGCGTCGCCGACGGGCGAGCCGGCGGAGATCGTGATCGGACGCGACCACATCCGCCGTCACGGGTGGGAGGAGGCGCTCCACACGCTGCTGCACGAGATGGTGCACCAGTGGCAGGACGAGAGCGGCCACCTCATCGACCACGGCGCGACGTTCCGCACGAAGGCACGCGAGGTCGGCATCACGCCCTCGGCCCGGCGGCACGTGACGCCGCGTCGCCAGCGACAGGCGGCGCCCCCCGCACCGGCGGCACACACGATCGGGCTCCGGGCGGCGCGCGAGGAGTAG